In Acinetobacter lwoffii, the genomic stretch TTATGATGAGCGAATTGTTCTTTTAATTTTCTGATCAGTCTTGTATTGCGACAAAGCATAGACCGCCCAGATGGCAGCCGGGATCCAACCTAAAACTGTAATCTGGAGTACCAAACAAATGATG encodes the following:
- a CDS encoding YqaE/Pmp3 family membrane protein, which encodes MRLLIALIFPWLLFFTIGRPFAGIICLVLQITVLGWIPAAIWAVYALSQYKTDQKIKRTIRSS